The Desulfosporosinus acidiphilus SJ4 genome has a window encoding:
- a CDS encoding DEAD/DEAH box helicase — MDIRTLQYWHKLEHFNPYSLQEQHNENIKTFSILRAELFPNFRDPVIKPGKVIRYYNVYFGIFKIDGALKALEKGMGKKMRFRDTGDDESCFCSFSLDTQGIFNPDSFRVSSFPWAIHRVRDGKIVMDEWDQAFHSFETSMFLYLKDNNETMTYDFLLKARNYFASYLNWELDFSDVWLRIDMVIGDKQDPEENKAIADGAGDEIVEQAEPDTQADDEETDAQIKQNDLFNSFFVRDLERIIADVSKNESVCGESFRNFLEHGARNRIDIEHSPDVLLELMAPRNLPKGRWPSDYGSRFMQQVNVNAFLADTIYEQPLFSVNGPPGTGKTTLLKDIIAAIVVNRANAMCNLATPDDAFAEEICQIETKTNKGLYINHVFELKPEIRRYGILVTSNNNGAVENITHSLPSIVEIPKEYNLEEYQYFSEVSDLLFGEGKTWALNAAALGNRKNCTRFVESFWPLNKDSKDAVRYDLNKMLRERIKKISKQDWDRSKARFQAALVEFDKEYVQIESIYKHVLKYRQLQVDLQDVDKEIGKVKTSENAISEQLTFQKQELERLQQEIGRCRTSLEEMRKSDPLLIIKSLFWRSRWCNTYRDLQRQLQSCVMHQQKQNKVVIEIEQAKQILKINIESLGQKRVNLESELAVEREKLEQFRAKTSSHFRVDEYFFGNANEELSKTSPWGYSDLNRLRETLFLEALQLHKAFVENSKLLRDNLDAFAKLMRRQIPAIKAKTAASALLQSFFLIVPVVSTTFASVGSFLKDIPPEDIGYLFIDEAGQAMPQSAAGAIWRAKKVIAVGDPLQIEPVVTLHDSVIDALGRYYSQDIIITDKFTSVQSLSDLANRLGGFRTLEEPDDLWIGAPLIVHNRCQPKVFKISNEIAYNNKMIYASKKRDYAECTWLHVCGNSRNGHYVPEQTKEILPIIKKCFKEYADKNDPSQKYPSLFLISPFRSVRAGLATFFRNNLYGELEQMGIAVNTHVVRAWISNCIGTIHTFQGKQADTVVLCLGVDSGGKGEGAVQWACQRPNILNVAVTRAQGNLYIVGDRSVWGNRDYFETALTYCT; from the coding sequence ATGGATATCAGAACACTACAATACTGGCATAAGCTAGAGCATTTTAATCCTTACTCACTACAGGAACAACATAATGAAAATATAAAAACCTTTTCGATACTGAGAGCAGAGTTATTTCCGAATTTTCGAGATCCTGTTATCAAACCCGGAAAAGTGATCCGATACTATAATGTCTATTTTGGGATTTTCAAAATAGATGGCGCGCTTAAAGCATTGGAAAAAGGAATGGGCAAAAAGATGCGCTTTCGAGATACTGGTGACGATGAAAGCTGTTTTTGCAGCTTCAGCTTAGATACACAGGGGATATTTAACCCAGACAGCTTTCGTGTTTCCTCCTTTCCATGGGCAATTCACAGAGTACGCGACGGGAAAATTGTTATGGACGAGTGGGATCAGGCATTCCATTCCTTTGAGACCTCTATGTTTCTTTATCTTAAGGATAATAACGAGACTATGACTTATGATTTCCTTCTAAAGGCACGTAACTACTTCGCAAGCTACCTTAACTGGGAGTTGGACTTCAGTGATGTATGGCTGCGCATCGATATGGTAATCGGTGACAAGCAGGACCCCGAAGAAAATAAAGCTATAGCTGATGGTGCTGGTGATGAAATAGTGGAGCAGGCGGAACCTGATACCCAGGCCGATGATGAGGAAACCGATGCTCAAATCAAACAAAATGATCTGTTTAATAGTTTTTTTGTGCGCGATCTTGAGCGGATTATTGCAGACGTCAGTAAGAATGAATCCGTATGTGGGGAGAGCTTTCGTAATTTTTTAGAGCACGGAGCCAGAAACAGGATTGATATTGAACACAGCCCAGACGTACTGCTTGAACTGATGGCTCCACGAAATCTTCCGAAGGGGCGGTGGCCTAGTGATTACGGGTCCCGTTTTATGCAACAGGTCAATGTTAATGCATTTCTGGCGGATACGATCTATGAACAGCCTCTCTTTTCGGTCAACGGGCCACCTGGGACAGGAAAAACAACGTTGCTCAAGGATATTATAGCAGCAATTGTTGTGAACCGAGCGAATGCCATGTGCAATCTCGCCACCCCTGATGATGCATTTGCAGAAGAAATCTGTCAAATCGAAACTAAAACTAACAAAGGGTTGTACATCAACCATGTGTTCGAATTAAAACCTGAAATAAGGCGTTATGGAATACTAGTAACTTCGAACAATAACGGAGCAGTGGAAAATATTACACATAGCCTTCCCTCCATTGTTGAAATACCAAAAGAGTATAATCTGGAGGAATACCAGTATTTTTCAGAGGTTTCCGACCTTCTCTTTGGCGAAGGGAAAACATGGGCGTTGAATGCTGCTGCCTTGGGCAACCGTAAAAATTGCACACGGTTTGTTGAGAGTTTTTGGCCACTTAATAAGGATTCTAAAGATGCAGTTAGGTATGACCTGAACAAAATGCTGAGGGAACGCATAAAGAAAATCTCGAAGCAAGATTGGGACCGGTCTAAAGCTAGGTTTCAGGCGGCCCTTGTAGAGTTTGACAAGGAATATGTGCAGATAGAGTCGATATATAAACATGTTTTGAAATACCGTCAGTTACAGGTTGATTTACAGGATGTTGACAAAGAGATAGGCAAAGTAAAAACATCCGAAAATGCAATTTCTGAGCAATTAACTTTTCAAAAGCAAGAGTTGGAACGGTTGCAACAAGAAATCGGTCGTTGCCGTACATCATTAGAAGAAATGAGGAAAAGCGACCCGTTACTCATCATTAAGTCCTTGTTCTGGCGCAGCCGATGGTGCAACACATATCGAGACCTTCAGCGTCAGCTCCAATCTTGCGTAATGCACCAACAGAAGCAAAACAAGGTGGTTATCGAAATCGAGCAGGCAAAACAAATACTAAAAATTAATATAGAGAGTCTGGGTCAAAAACGTGTAAATTTGGAGTCTGAGTTAGCAGTTGAACGAGAAAAGCTAGAGCAATTTCGAGCAAAGACCAGTTCACATTTTCGTGTTGATGAATATTTTTTCGGCAACGCTAATGAGGAGTTGAGCAAAACATCTCCTTGGGGATACAGTGATTTGAATCGACTCCGGGAAACGCTATTTTTGGAGGCGTTACAATTACATAAAGCTTTCGTAGAAAATTCAAAGCTACTGCGGGATAATCTGGATGCTTTTGCAAAACTAATGCGGAGGCAAATACCTGCGATTAAAGCAAAAACTGCTGCATCTGCTTTGCTGCAAAGTTTTTTTCTGATTGTCCCGGTAGTTTCTACGACTTTCGCGTCGGTAGGGTCGTTTCTGAAGGACATACCCCCAGAGGACATCGGATATCTTTTCATAGACGAAGCGGGTCAGGCCATGCCCCAATCGGCTGCTGGAGCTATATGGCGTGCCAAAAAGGTCATTGCTGTGGGAGATCCACTTCAAATTGAGCCAGTAGTCACGCTACACGACAGTGTTATCGATGCACTGGGAAGATACTATTCGCAGGACATCATCATCACCGATAAGTTCACCAGTGTACAGAGCTTAAGTGATCTTGCCAACAGGCTGGGTGGCTTTCGCACTCTGGAAGAACCTGACGATTTGTGGATTGGTGCTCCATTGATAGTGCATAACAGGTGTCAGCCCAAGGTATTCAAGATCTCCAACGAAATCGCGTACAACAACAAGATGATTTACGCATCCAAAAAACGAGATTATGCCGAATGTACCTGGCTGCATGTGTGCGGAAATAGCCGAAATGGTCACTATGTACCCGAGCAAACTAAAGAGATTTTGCCGATCATCAAGAAATGTTTTAAAGAGTATGCTGATAAAAATGATCCTTCACAAAAGTATCCTTCTCTTTTTCTCATTTCTCCATTTCGTAGTGTCCGAGCAGGTCTTGCGACTTTTTTCAGGAACAACCTATATGGCGAATTAGAACAAATGGGTATTGCTGTAAACACGCATGTTGTCAGAGCTTGGATCAGTAATTGTATTGGAACCATCCATACTTTTCAAGGCAAACAAGCGGATACAGTTGTGCTGTGCCTTGGTGTTGATTCGGGAGGTAAAGGCGAGGGAGCTGTCCAGTGGGCATGTCAACGACCTAATATTCTCAATGTAGCTGTCACCCGTGCGCAAGGGAATCTGTATATAGTTGGAGATAGGTCAGTCTGGGGAAACAGAGATTATTTTGAGACCGCTTTGACGTACTGCACATAA
- a CDS encoding recombinase family protein: MIIGYARVSTKGQLKDGYSLEVQQQEILGRYENARVELEQFTGTTTERPVFTKLISELTQGDTLVVSKLDRLARNTVEGIQIVQELFDKGVAVHVLNVGLLENTTMGKFFLTTLLAVAEMERNTIIERTQTGKAIAKTKAGFKEGRPKEYTETQINMALDLLKENSYTQVAKMTRISKATLTREQRKRKMEFEKKTIRKEP, translated from the coding sequence ATGATTATCGGATATGCCAGGGTATCGACCAAAGGGCAATTGAAAGACGGTTATTCCTTGGAGGTACAACAACAAGAGATTCTCGGCAGATATGAAAATGCACGTGTAGAACTTGAGCAATTCACAGGTACTACAACAGAACGCCCTGTATTCACCAAGCTAATTAGTGAGTTAACACAGGGAGATACCTTGGTTGTCTCTAAACTCGATAGATTAGCACGCAACACTGTTGAGGGCATCCAGATAGTACAAGAGCTATTCGATAAAGGAGTAGCTGTACACGTCTTAAATGTTGGTCTGCTTGAAAATACTACAATGGGCAAATTCTTTCTAACAACATTGCTTGCAGTTGCAGAGATGGAGCGGAACACCATTATAGAACGTACACAGACAGGTAAGGCCATTGCCAAAACAAAGGCAGGATTCAAGGAAGGTAGACCAAAGGAGTACACAGAAACACAGATAAACATGGCGTTAGATTTGTTAAAGGAAAATTCTTATACACAGGTGGCCAAGATGACTAGAATCAGCAAAGCGACACTGACCAGAGAGCAACGAAAGAGGAAAATGGAATTCGAGAAAAAAACAATTAGGAAGGAGCCTTAA
- a CDS encoding DUF927 domain-containing protein yields MSNDTTVSANGQSQHQLSGIRRCVTGGDEIAEAIQAVASLDELKSIIKNNVTLINKIRSFCRRENITSMNAILRDIGRMWKQFVDLTDDPEFHRFQDFMLDLLSNNEERNYLGILFVEYLGYVKAEKNLERGEPVKPFYPNATIDIPDDLTLPSILYSIDNRGGVWRQNSLICSGALIITKRIISLDDERYTYELAFQTEIGKWATAKIPSDYLSDSKKFTPYIGYGIQVGTNTIKAAMEYLSAFTHSNGDNIPTVQGTSHLGWNKDKILIDTQNPNLEIIVEPHLNPTLKAIISKGTLDEWVENVFNIAMEDRTNGKFLLGLCSTLGSLFLEPLGRPNGWFLHLHGASRSGKSTTMKAIASAIGYPINQGVWRSWDNTKVYLERYCAFMGSIGVFLDEAKAEMKNIIQETVYMIANGMGRGRGTVGGVAQTLTWKLNVVSTGEFDLKETANQEGFENRIISLTPKPGCSFFKNGNCTATILEDNMGKYYGTLIKAYAPLVEDLGQDEIVIRFKEAKNLLLARLDDEHKQSGRVHTFLDYFSIMLVALDLFMAKILILEPEQTHDYFEVFLIEFDEFLGGIVETREDRSEKVVNAIRSLFFCNRSKFKADGKGFEPSVGGWWGKIISIDQNSVTVGIRPEIVVDQLKRSGYSVSEFERAAIASGEFIRCGDKKHMLPEFNINGGKIRGYKLKFEAKAEEEEVTDQKDKKK; encoded by the coding sequence ATGAGTAATGATACCACTGTAAGCGCAAATGGTCAATCCCAACACCAATTATCGGGGATTCGCCGTTGTGTTACCGGCGGTGACGAAATTGCCGAGGCGATCCAAGCAGTAGCAAGTTTAGACGAACTAAAGTCAATTATAAAAAATAATGTAACGCTGATTAACAAAATTCGGTCATTTTGTCGGCGAGAAAATATTACAAGTATGAATGCCATCCTGAGAGATATCGGAAGAATGTGGAAACAATTTGTAGATTTAACCGATGATCCGGAATTTCACCGTTTCCAAGACTTTATGTTGGATTTACTCAGCAATAACGAAGAAAGGAATTATTTAGGCATTTTATTTGTTGAATATTTGGGGTATGTCAAAGCTGAAAAAAACCTCGAACGTGGTGAACCAGTTAAACCATTTTACCCAAATGCGACCATTGATATCCCCGATGATTTAACATTGCCTAGTATTTTATACTCAATTGATAACCGAGGAGGAGTTTGGCGGCAAAACTCGTTGATTTGTAGCGGTGCGCTCATAATTACTAAACGAATAATTTCCTTGGACGATGAAAGGTATACTTATGAATTGGCGTTTCAAACCGAAATAGGGAAATGGGCAACAGCTAAAATACCGTCCGATTATTTGTCAGACTCCAAAAAATTCACACCGTATATTGGTTATGGAATTCAGGTTGGAACTAATACAATAAAGGCTGCGATGGAATATCTTTCGGCTTTTACTCATTCAAATGGTGATAACATACCCACTGTCCAAGGAACATCTCATTTGGGATGGAATAAAGACAAAATATTAATCGACACCCAAAACCCAAATTTAGAAATCATTGTGGAACCACATTTAAACCCAACCCTTAAAGCTATTATCTCTAAGGGGACTTTGGACGAATGGGTCGAGAATGTCTTTAATATTGCAATGGAAGATCGGACCAATGGGAAGTTTTTATTGGGGCTTTGTTCAACACTAGGGTCGCTTTTCCTTGAACCGCTGGGCAGGCCAAACGGCTGGTTTTTGCACCTTCATGGAGCATCGCGCAGCGGGAAATCGACCACGATGAAAGCTATTGCGTCGGCGATTGGCTATCCCATTAATCAGGGTGTTTGGCGGTCGTGGGACAATACGAAGGTTTACCTCGAACGATATTGTGCCTTCATGGGTTCGATCGGGGTGTTCCTCGACGAAGCTAAAGCCGAAATGAAAAATATCATTCAGGAAACTGTTTATATGATAGCCAATGGTATGGGTAGAGGGCGCGGAACGGTCGGTGGCGTAGCGCAAACTTTAACTTGGAAGTTAAATGTTGTTTCAACCGGTGAGTTTGACCTTAAAGAAACGGCCAATCAAGAGGGTTTTGAAAATCGGATTATAAGTTTAACACCAAAGCCTGGGTGTTCGTTTTTTAAAAATGGCAACTGTACGGCCACAATCCTTGAGGATAACATGGGGAAATATTATGGCACATTAATAAAAGCGTATGCACCATTGGTCGAGGATTTAGGGCAGGACGAAATTGTTATCAGGTTTAAAGAGGCTAAAAACCTACTTCTGGCAAGACTCGATGACGAACATAAACAATCCGGTAGGGTCCACACATTTTTGGATTATTTCTCGATAATGTTAGTTGCTTTAGATCTTTTTATGGCCAAGATATTAATATTGGAGCCCGAGCAAACCCATGATTATTTTGAAGTTTTTTTGATCGAGTTTGACGAGTTTCTGGGTGGCATTGTTGAAACGCGAGAGGACCGGTCCGAAAAGGTAGTGAATGCAATACGTTCGTTGTTTTTTTGCAACCGATCAAAGTTTAAGGCAGATGGTAAGGGATTTGAACCGTCAGTCGGAGGCTGGTGGGGTAAAATTATCTCCATTGACCAGAACTCGGTGACGGTGGGAATTAGGCCAGAAATTGTTGTAGACCAATTAAAACGCTCTGGGTACTCAGTGTCAGAATTTGAGCGGGCGGCAATTGCGAGTGGTGAGTTCATCCGCTGCGGGGATAAAAAACACATGCTGCCAGAATTCAACATCAACGGCGGGAAAATCCGTGGCTACAAGCTGAAGTTCGAGGCAAAGGCAGAGGAAGAGGAAGTGACAGACCAAAAAGACAAGAAAAAATAA
- a CDS encoding zinc ribbon domain-containing protein yields the protein MATSQLTTCKTCSKEVAKQASICPYCGAKLRKSVWGKVLILLGVFLVMSVIYLFLALPIDIKSTISNGSSSTTTESIIGIKLPSYSLIVVIALALALFGLSIYFYKHNRE from the coding sequence GTGGCTACCAGTCAATTGACAACATGCAAAACATGTTCGAAAGAAGTGGCAAAGCAAGCCAGTATATGTCCTTATTGCGGAGCAAAACTTAGAAAGAGCGTCTGGGGGAAAGTTTTAATCCTTCTTGGTGTTTTCCTTGTAATGAGCGTTATATATCTCTTTCTTGCACTGCCGATTGATATCAAGTCTACTATTTCAAATGGCTCTTCTTCTACGACCACGGAGAGCATAATCGGAATCAAGTTACCGTCTTATTCGTTGATAGTTGTTATTGCTCTCGCTCTAGCATTGTTTGGACTTTCTATATATTTTTATAAACATAACAGAGAATAA
- a CDS encoding inositol monophosphatase family protein yields MIRREAIRIARLAGDRIRELRENNQYEESLKDGYELVTTADLISNDLIKTEISKIFPDHNFVSEEDNVQKEMSIQNPTWIIDPIDGTVGYANNQYQVAVSIAFAVENEVRVGVVYNPFLDEMFYAYKNFGAFLNNKLIKVKDVDNLRECVIGTGFPHKRDNIRDVIVLLENILPKVRDIRRLGSPALDICWVACGRMQGFYEGKLHPWDVAAAKLIAIEAGAKTGYYGQRIIVPDCLNGNSIIVSSPGVFDEFQKVLSK; encoded by the coding sequence TTGATAAGACGTGAAGCTATTCGTATAGCACGATTGGCAGGAGATAGAATCAGAGAACTTCGAGAAAACAATCAATATGAAGAATCTTTAAAAGATGGTTATGAGCTTGTAACCACTGCTGATTTAATCTCTAACGATCTAATTAAAACGGAAATCTCTAAAATATTTCCTGATCACAATTTCGTATCGGAAGAGGATAACGTTCAAAAAGAAATGTCTATTCAGAATCCTACATGGATTATTGATCCGATTGATGGTACGGTAGGATATGCCAACAATCAATATCAAGTTGCTGTCTCTATCGCTTTTGCAGTCGAAAATGAAGTAAGGGTCGGGGTAGTATATAATCCTTTTCTTGATGAAATGTTCTATGCTTATAAGAACTTTGGAGCTTTTCTAAATAACAAACTCATAAAAGTAAAAGATGTTGATAATTTGAGAGAATGCGTAATTGGCACGGGCTTTCCCCATAAAAGAGACAATATCCGAGATGTTATTGTACTTTTAGAAAATATTTTACCCAAGGTGAGAGATATTAGGAGATTGGGTTCACCAGCGTTAGACATATGCTGGGTAGCATGTGGGAGAATGCAGGGGTTTTATGAAGGAAAATTGCACCCATGGGATGTTGCTGCTGCCAAACTTATTGCTATTGAAGCGGGAGCAAAAACTGGATACTATGGGCAAAGAATAATAGTTCCGGATTGTCTTAACGGAAATAGTATCATTGTTTCAAGCCCGGGAGTTTTTGATGAGTTTCAAAAGGTTTTATCTAAATAA
- a CDS encoding OsmC family protein, translating into MDYQLEVSVDLTNQKVQFAGITRSNPAITIDSKPPLGDGQGYTPLELLLISLASCSGTTIVTLLRKMRKNNFGLKVKAKGIRRDQNPSSLSKDFS; encoded by the coding sequence ATGGATTACCAATTGGAAGTTTCGGTTGACTTAACGAATCAAAAGGTTCAATTTGCTGGGATTACTCGATCAAATCCGGCAATTACTATTGACAGCAAACCACCATTAGGAGATGGACAAGGTTATACACCTCTTGAATTGCTACTAATAAGCCTAGCATCATGTAGTGGAACTACGATTGTGACGTTGCTTCGAAAGATGAGAAAGAATAACTTTGGACTTAAGGTTAAGGCAAAGGGTATAAGGCGAGATCAAAATCCAAGTTCACTTTCAAAAGATTTTTCTTGA
- a CDS encoding class I SAM-dependent methyltransferase — protein sequence MVSRNPSGTAFMMAFLRGFHAVNDNAKIFNDPLAYDLIPEEVREAFKQHLIKSAAEMAPELAKECTNAETSLRLAVRIMAGPVLARARFVEERLEEAIRKGIRQYIILGAGLDTFAYRRLDLTDRLQVFELDLPYTQEIKCQLLGRLNLEKPDFLHYIPVDFTKDNLASALSESKYDSGQVSFFSWMGVTHYLPIESVLSTLKAIMRLSSSGSEIVFDYYDKSAFDPDKGSNRIKYIMKNTKTIGETIITGFDPSKLSMEFALLGLRLLNNLGPDEIQQKYFKECNEGYAASEHVHLALATW from the coding sequence ATGGTCAGTAGAAATCCTAGTGGCACAGCATTTATGATGGCATTTCTACGAGGATTTCACGCAGTTAATGATAATGCAAAAATATTTAATGATCCACTTGCTTATGATTTAATACCCGAGGAAGTTAGGGAAGCATTTAAACAGCATTTAATTAAATCCGCCGCAGAAATGGCCCCGGAGCTAGCAAAAGAATGTACTAATGCCGAAACCTCGTTACGCCTGGCTGTGAGAATCATGGCTGGTCCCGTCCTAGCCAGAGCGCGGTTTGTTGAAGAGCGACTTGAAGAAGCCATCCGGAAAGGTATAAGACAATATATAATTCTGGGTGCAGGACTTGATACCTTTGCTTATCGTCGTCTTGATCTGACAGATCGACTCCAAGTATTCGAGCTTGATTTGCCTTATACGCAAGAAATAAAATGCCAATTATTAGGACGTCTAAACCTTGAAAAACCGGATTTCCTGCACTATATTCCGGTAGATTTTACTAAAGACAATCTAGCCTCGGCCCTTTCAGAATCTAAATATGATTCAGGTCAAGTGAGTTTTTTTAGCTGGATGGGAGTGACCCATTACCTGCCAATTGAGTCTGTATTGTCGACTCTCAAGGCTATTATGCGGTTATCAAGTAGCGGTAGCGAGATTGTATTCGATTATTACGATAAATCAGCATTTGATCCTGACAAAGGCTCGAATCGTATTAAATATATTATGAAAAATACAAAGACTATTGGAGAGACAATTATCACAGGATTTGATCCATCAAAACTTAGTATGGAATTTGCTCTTCTGGGATTACGACTGCTGAATAATTTAGGTCCTGACGAGATACAACAGAAATATTTCAAGGAATGTAATGAAGGCTACGCAGCAAGTGAACATGTACATTTGGCCCTTGCTACGTGGTAA
- a CDS encoding GNAT family N-acetyltransferase, with protein MVILRTPRLYMRKIQTDDYRSVCSILQDIDVMYAWEHAFSDDEVVQWIDENIMRYYRDGYSYWAVIEKASDMLIGVTGLISEQADDENYVGVGYIYQKSYWGNGYAFEAASACVDYAFNVLHLNEITAQIRPENTASRKVAERLGMSMKKQFLRRYKNKDIPHLLYSRTI; from the coding sequence ATGGTTATTTTGCGAACACCACGTTTGTACATGCGGAAAATACAAACAGATGATTATAGGTCTGTCTGCTCAATTTTGCAGGACATTGATGTCATGTATGCTTGGGAACATGCCTTTTCTGATGATGAAGTAGTGCAGTGGATTGATGAAAATATTATGAGATATTATAGGGACGGCTATAGTTACTGGGCAGTAATAGAAAAAGCGTCTGATATGTTAATTGGAGTCACCGGGTTAATTTCTGAACAAGCGGATGATGAAAACTATGTTGGAGTTGGCTATATTTATCAAAAATCATATTGGGGAAACGGGTATGCCTTTGAAGCCGCTTCTGCTTGTGTTGACTATGCTTTTAATGTTTTGCATCTAAATGAAATTACGGCTCAAATTCGACCGGAGAATACGGCTTCAAGAAAAGTGGCTGAAAGACTTGGTATGTCTATGAAGAAGCAGTTTCTTAGACGTTATAAAAACAAAGACATA